A portion of the Candidatus Protochlamydia phocaeensis genome contains these proteins:
- a CDS encoding terminase small subunit encodes MPAPKNHPPYPGCETGGRPRRYSKEDIERFADELIIWMKKESNFWLKDFCLERDIDPDFMAEWAKENKKFNGAYKLAKGIQESRIFKGAMMETFNTGMSKFALMNCHGWADKQESKISGDASNPLAFVLNSIDGQSKDLVDGEAE; translated from the coding sequence ATGCCAGCGCCTAAAAATCATCCGCCTTATCCTGGTTGTGAAACTGGAGGCCGGCCACGTCGATACTCTAAGGAAGATATTGAGCGTTTTGCAGATGAGCTTATTATTTGGATGAAAAAAGAATCTAACTTTTGGTTGAAAGACTTTTGCTTAGAACGAGACATTGATCCCGATTTCATGGCTGAATGGGCAAAAGAGAATAAAAAGTTTAACGGTGCTTATAAGCTCGCTAAAGGTATACAAGAGAGTAGAATATTCAAGGGCGCAATGATGGAGACTTTCAATACTGGAATGTCAAAGTTTGCTCTAATGAATTGCCATGGTTGGGCAGATAAGCAAGAGTCTAAAATATCTGGAGATGCCAGCAATCCTCTAGCTTTTGTTTTGAATAGTATTGATGGACAATCAAAGGATTTAGTAGATGGCGAAGCAGAGTGA